The Rhododendron vialii isolate Sample 1 chromosome 8a, ASM3025357v1 genome has a window encoding:
- the LOC131298412 gene encoding WD repeat-containing protein LWD1 isoform X1 encodes MGASSDPNQDGNSDEQQRRSEIYTYEAPWHVYAMNWSVRRDKKYRLAIASLLEQYSNRVEIVQLDDSNGEIRPDHNLSFEHPYPPTKVIFIPDKECQKPDLLATSSDFLRIWRISDDTDAASGGVEMKSILNNNRNSEYCGPLTSFDWNEAEPKRIGTSSIDSTCTIWDIERETVDTQLIAHDKEVYDIAWGGVGVFASVSADGSVRVFDLRDKEHSTIIYESSEPDTPLVRLGWNKQDPRYMATIIMDSAKVVVLDIRFPTLPVVELQRHQASVNAIAWAPHSSCHICTAGDDSQALIWDLSSMGQPIEGGLDPILAYTAGAEIEQLQWSSSQPDWVAIAFSTKLQILRWYSHH; translated from the exons ATGGGGGCGAGCAGCGATCCGAACCAAGACGGCAACTCCGACGAGCAACAGCGCCGGTCGGAGATCTACACGTACGAGGCCCCGTGGCATGTATACGCCATGAACTGGAGCGTCCGTCGCGACAAGAAGTACCGCCTCGCCATCGCCAGCCTCCTCGAGCAGTACTCCAACCGGGTCGAGATCGTCCAGCTCGACGACTCCAACGGCGAGATCCGACCCGACCACAACCTCTCCTTCGAGCACCCCTACCCTCCCACCAAGGTCATCTTCATCCCCGACAAAGAATGCCAAAAACCCGACCTCCTTGCCACCTCCAGCGACTTCCTCCGCATCTGGCGCATCTCCGACGACACCGACGCCGCCTCCGGTGGTGTGGAAATGAAGAGCATACTGAACAACAACCGGAACAGCGAGTATTGCGGGCCTCTGACGTCGTTCGATTGGAACGAGGCGGAGCCGAAGCGGATCGGGACGTCGAGCATCGACTCGACGTGTACGATTTGGGACATCGAGAGGGAGACTGTGGATACGCAGCTGATTGCTCATGATAAGGAGGTTTATGACATTGCATGGGGTGGGGTTGGGGTTTTTGCGTCGGTTTCGGCGGATGGGTCGGTTAGGGTTTTTGATCTCCGTGATAAGGAGCATTCAACGATTATTTACGAGAGTTCAGAGCCCGATACGCCGTTGGTGCGCTTGGGTTGGAACAAGCAGGACCCCAG ATATATGGCCACCATCATCATGGACAGCGCCAAGGTGGTGGTGCTCGATATACGATTCCCAACGCTACCTGTGGTGGAACTGCAGAGGCACCAGGCTAGCGTCAATGCCATTGCCTGGGCTCCACACAGCTCCTGCCACATATGCACTGCTGGGGACGACTCTCAGGCGCTGATATGGGACTTGTCATCCATGGGGCAGCCGATAGAGGGCGGATTGGATCCGATACTGGCATATACAGCTGGGGCTGAAATCGAGCAGTTGCAGTGGTCTTCGTCCCAGCCTGATTGGGTTGCGATTGCCTTCTCAACCAAACTTCAGATACTGAGG
- the LOC131298412 gene encoding WD repeat-containing protein LWD1 isoform X4, producing the protein MGASSDPNQDGNSDEQQRRSEIYTYEAPWHVYAMNWSVRRDKKYRLAIASLLEQYSNRVEIVQLDDSNGEIRPDHNLSFEHPYPPTKVIFIPDKECQKPDLLATSSDFLRIWRISDDTDAASGGVEMKSILNNNRNSEYCGPLTSFDWNEAEPKRIGTSSIDSTCTIWDIERETVDTQLIAHDKEVYDIAWGGVGVFASVSADGSVRVFDLRDKEHSTIIYESSEPDTPLVRLGWNKQDPRYMATIIMDSAKVVVLDIRFPTLPVVELQRHQASVNAIAWAPHSSCHICTAGDDSQALIWDLSSMGQPIEGGLDPILAYTAGAEIEQLQWSSSQPDWVAIAFSTKLQILRV; encoded by the exons ATGGGGGCGAGCAGCGATCCGAACCAAGACGGCAACTCCGACGAGCAACAGCGCCGGTCGGAGATCTACACGTACGAGGCCCCGTGGCATGTATACGCCATGAACTGGAGCGTCCGTCGCGACAAGAAGTACCGCCTCGCCATCGCCAGCCTCCTCGAGCAGTACTCCAACCGGGTCGAGATCGTCCAGCTCGACGACTCCAACGGCGAGATCCGACCCGACCACAACCTCTCCTTCGAGCACCCCTACCCTCCCACCAAGGTCATCTTCATCCCCGACAAAGAATGCCAAAAACCCGACCTCCTTGCCACCTCCAGCGACTTCCTCCGCATCTGGCGCATCTCCGACGACACCGACGCCGCCTCCGGTGGTGTGGAAATGAAGAGCATACTGAACAACAACCGGAACAGCGAGTATTGCGGGCCTCTGACGTCGTTCGATTGGAACGAGGCGGAGCCGAAGCGGATCGGGACGTCGAGCATCGACTCGACGTGTACGATTTGGGACATCGAGAGGGAGACTGTGGATACGCAGCTGATTGCTCATGATAAGGAGGTTTATGACATTGCATGGGGTGGGGTTGGGGTTTTTGCGTCGGTTTCGGCGGATGGGTCGGTTAGGGTTTTTGATCTCCGTGATAAGGAGCATTCAACGATTATTTACGAGAGTTCAGAGCCCGATACGCCGTTGGTGCGCTTGGGTTGGAACAAGCAGGACCCCAG ATATATGGCCACCATCATCATGGACAGCGCCAAGGTGGTGGTGCTCGATATACGATTCCCAACGCTACCTGTGGTGGAACTGCAGAGGCACCAGGCTAGCGTCAATGCCATTGCCTGGGCTCCACACAGCTCCTGCCACATATGCACTGCTGGGGACGACTCTCAGGCGCTGATATGGGACTTGTCATCCATGGGGCAGCCGATAGAGGGCGGATTGGATCCGATACTGGCATATACAGCTGGGGCTGAAATCGAGCAGTTGCAGTGGTCTTCGTCCCAGCCTGATTGGGTTGCGATTGCCTTCTCAACCAAACTTCAGATACTGAGGGTATGA
- the LOC131298412 gene encoding WD repeat-containing protein LWD1 isoform X3, protein MGASSDPNQDGNSDEQQRRSEIYTYEAPWHVYAMNWSVRRDKKYRLAIASLLEQYSNRVEIVQLDDSNGEIRPDHNLSFEHPYPPTKVIFIPDKECQKPDLLATSSDFLRIWRISDDTDAASGGVEMKSILNNNRNSEYCGPLTSFDWNEAEPKRIGTSSIDSTCTIWDIERETVDTQLIAHDKEVYDIAWGGVGVFASVSADGSVRVFDLRDKEHSTIIYESSEPDTPLVRLGWNKQDPRYMATIIMDSAKVVVLDIRFPTLPVVELQRHQASVNAIAWAPHSSCHICTAGDDSQALIWDLSSMGQPIEGGLDPILAYTAGAEIEQLQWSSSQPDWVAIAFSTKLQILRG, encoded by the exons ATGGGGGCGAGCAGCGATCCGAACCAAGACGGCAACTCCGACGAGCAACAGCGCCGGTCGGAGATCTACACGTACGAGGCCCCGTGGCATGTATACGCCATGAACTGGAGCGTCCGTCGCGACAAGAAGTACCGCCTCGCCATCGCCAGCCTCCTCGAGCAGTACTCCAACCGGGTCGAGATCGTCCAGCTCGACGACTCCAACGGCGAGATCCGACCCGACCACAACCTCTCCTTCGAGCACCCCTACCCTCCCACCAAGGTCATCTTCATCCCCGACAAAGAATGCCAAAAACCCGACCTCCTTGCCACCTCCAGCGACTTCCTCCGCATCTGGCGCATCTCCGACGACACCGACGCCGCCTCCGGTGGTGTGGAAATGAAGAGCATACTGAACAACAACCGGAACAGCGAGTATTGCGGGCCTCTGACGTCGTTCGATTGGAACGAGGCGGAGCCGAAGCGGATCGGGACGTCGAGCATCGACTCGACGTGTACGATTTGGGACATCGAGAGGGAGACTGTGGATACGCAGCTGATTGCTCATGATAAGGAGGTTTATGACATTGCATGGGGTGGGGTTGGGGTTTTTGCGTCGGTTTCGGCGGATGGGTCGGTTAGGGTTTTTGATCTCCGTGATAAGGAGCATTCAACGATTATTTACGAGAGTTCAGAGCCCGATACGCCGTTGGTGCGCTTGGGTTGGAACAAGCAGGACCCCAG ATATATGGCCACCATCATCATGGACAGCGCCAAGGTGGTGGTGCTCGATATACGATTCCCAACGCTACCTGTGGTGGAACTGCAGAGGCACCAGGCTAGCGTCAATGCCATTGCCTGGGCTCCACACAGCTCCTGCCACATATGCACTGCTGGGGACGACTCTCAGGCGCTGATATGGGACTTGTCATCCATGGGGCAGCCGATAGAGGGCGGATTGGATCCGATACTGGCATATACAGCTGGGGCTGAAATCGAGCAGTTGCAGTGGTCTTCGTCCCAGCCTGATTGGGTTGCGATTGCCTTCTCAACCAAACTTCAGATACTGAGG
- the LOC131298412 gene encoding WD repeat-containing protein LWD1 isoform X2: protein MGASSDPNQDGNSDEQQRRSEIYTYEAPWHVYAMNWSVRRDKKYRLAIASLLEQYSNRVEIVQLDDSNGEIRPDHNLSFEHPYPPTKVIFIPDKECQKPDLLATSSDFLRIWRISDDTDAASGGVEMKSILNNNRNSEYCGPLTSFDWNEAEPKRIGTSSIDSTCTIWDIERETVDTQLIAHDKEVYDIAWGGVGVFASVSADGSVRVFDLRDKEHSTIIYESSEPDTPLVRLGWNKQDPRYMATIIMDSAKVVVLDIRFPTLPVVELQRHQASVNAIAWAPHSSCHICTAGDDSQALIWDLSSMGQPIEGGLDPILAYTAGAEIEQLQWSSSQPDWVAIAFSTKLQILRRE, encoded by the exons ATGGGGGCGAGCAGCGATCCGAACCAAGACGGCAACTCCGACGAGCAACAGCGCCGGTCGGAGATCTACACGTACGAGGCCCCGTGGCATGTATACGCCATGAACTGGAGCGTCCGTCGCGACAAGAAGTACCGCCTCGCCATCGCCAGCCTCCTCGAGCAGTACTCCAACCGGGTCGAGATCGTCCAGCTCGACGACTCCAACGGCGAGATCCGACCCGACCACAACCTCTCCTTCGAGCACCCCTACCCTCCCACCAAGGTCATCTTCATCCCCGACAAAGAATGCCAAAAACCCGACCTCCTTGCCACCTCCAGCGACTTCCTCCGCATCTGGCGCATCTCCGACGACACCGACGCCGCCTCCGGTGGTGTGGAAATGAAGAGCATACTGAACAACAACCGGAACAGCGAGTATTGCGGGCCTCTGACGTCGTTCGATTGGAACGAGGCGGAGCCGAAGCGGATCGGGACGTCGAGCATCGACTCGACGTGTACGATTTGGGACATCGAGAGGGAGACTGTGGATACGCAGCTGATTGCTCATGATAAGGAGGTTTATGACATTGCATGGGGTGGGGTTGGGGTTTTTGCGTCGGTTTCGGCGGATGGGTCGGTTAGGGTTTTTGATCTCCGTGATAAGGAGCATTCAACGATTATTTACGAGAGTTCAGAGCCCGATACGCCGTTGGTGCGCTTGGGTTGGAACAAGCAGGACCCCAG ATATATGGCCACCATCATCATGGACAGCGCCAAGGTGGTGGTGCTCGATATACGATTCCCAACGCTACCTGTGGTGGAACTGCAGAGGCACCAGGCTAGCGTCAATGCCATTGCCTGGGCTCCACACAGCTCCTGCCACATATGCACTGCTGGGGACGACTCTCAGGCGCTGATATGGGACTTGTCATCCATGGGGCAGCCGATAGAGGGCGGATTGGATCCGATACTGGCATATACAGCTGGGGCTGAAATCGAGCAGTTGCAGTGGTCTTCGTCCCAGCCTGATTGGGTTGCGATTGCCTTCTCAACCAAACTTCAGATACTGAGG